The proteins below are encoded in one region of Oharaeibacter diazotrophicus:
- a CDS encoding bifunctional diguanylate cyclase/phosphodiesterase: MAADDVAAVLGGLQVASFRWDARTDRMSWSDNAAAVLGLVQTPPTGRALQRLLARDGATARAAAVPSVGVPGPAGAATGYRVTYEIGAEPGVRPGRRVDEIGRWLCDAEGHAVGSEGILVPSTATQTPAPGGTTAVDAGTGLLLRDSLLHRLDEAIRAAAGDGRGSCAFLVIAIDGLATINASFGYDVGDRIITAVAQRIGRRMRQGDVLGHMSGHKFGALLHDCSESAVTIAAERFREAVGGELVVTEGAEIAARISIGAVVAPRHAADADTAAIRAEEALAEARDDVERGFAVYHPSPERDRARRRNIQAAEDIVHGLAENRFVLAYQPVVAANGREILSYEALARLVRPDGFVLSAGPLIATAERLGLIRRLDLRILELALADLAANPGLRLSVNASVETVTDPQWLARLVEAISATRSIAGRLTIEITETAAMRNVEEMTRIAAVLRDIGCRIAIDDFGSGHTSFKALRRMEVDWVKIDGSYVADITENEDSVVFVRTLATLAGHFGIRTVAEWVQDEKAAVLLADLGVEALQGRHVGEPRLRIPGNGAAAAIAERYRADVAGDGYPAFRDVLAGALAVGAPAI, encoded by the coding sequence ATGGCCGCCGACGACGTCGCCGCCGTGCTCGGCGGCCTCCAGGTCGCCAGCTTCCGCTGGGACGCCCGCACCGACCGCATGAGCTGGTCCGACAACGCCGCCGCGGTGCTCGGTCTCGTCCAGACGCCGCCGACCGGGCGGGCGCTGCAGCGCCTGCTCGCCCGCGACGGCGCCACCGCGCGCGCCGCCGCCGTGCCGTCGGTAGGCGTGCCGGGTCCCGCCGGCGCCGCGACCGGCTACCGCGTCACCTACGAGATCGGCGCCGAACCCGGCGTGCGACCCGGCCGCCGGGTCGACGAGATCGGGCGCTGGCTGTGCGACGCCGAGGGTCACGCCGTCGGCTCCGAGGGCATCCTGGTGCCGTCGACGGCGACACAGACCCCTGCGCCGGGCGGAACGACCGCCGTCGACGCCGGGACCGGGCTCCTGTTGCGCGACAGCCTGCTGCACCGGCTCGACGAGGCGATCCGCGCCGCCGCCGGCGACGGCCGCGGCAGCTGCGCCTTCCTGGTGATCGCGATCGACGGCCTCGCCACCATCAACGCCAGCTTCGGCTACGACGTCGGCGACCGCATCATCACCGCGGTGGCCCAGCGCATCGGCCGGCGGATGCGCCAGGGCGACGTGCTCGGCCACATGTCCGGCCACAAGTTCGGCGCCCTGCTGCACGATTGCAGCGAGAGCGCGGTGACGATCGCCGCCGAACGCTTCCGCGAGGCCGTCGGCGGCGAGCTGGTGGTGACCGAGGGCGCCGAGATCGCCGCGCGGATCTCGATCGGCGCCGTCGTCGCGCCGCGCCACGCCGCCGACGCCGACACCGCGGCGATCCGGGCCGAGGAGGCGCTCGCCGAGGCGCGCGACGACGTCGAGCGCGGCTTCGCGGTCTACCACCCCTCGCCCGAGCGCGACCGTGCCCGCCGGCGCAACATCCAGGCGGCCGAGGACATCGTCCACGGCCTCGCCGAGAACCGCTTCGTGCTGGCCTACCAGCCGGTGGTGGCCGCGAACGGACGGGAGATCCTGTCCTACGAGGCGCTCGCCCGGCTGGTGCGCCCGGACGGCTTCGTGCTCTCGGCCGGGCCGCTGATCGCGACCGCCGAGCGGCTCGGCCTGATCCGCCGCCTCGACCTCCGGATCCTCGAGCTCGCGCTCGCCGACCTCGCCGCCAACCCGGGGCTCCGGCTCTCGGTCAACGCCTCGGTGGAGACCGTCACCGACCCGCAGTGGCTGGCCCGGCTCGTCGAGGCGATCAGCGCGACGCGCTCGATCGCCGGGCGGCTGACGATCGAGATCACCGAGACGGCGGCGATGCGCAACGTCGAGGAGATGACCCGGATCGCCGCCGTGCTGCGCGACATCGGCTGCCGCATCGCCATCGACGACTTCGGCTCCGGCCACACCTCGTTCAAGGCGCTGCGCCGGATGGAGGTCGACTGGGTCAAGATCGACGGGTCCTACGTCGCCGACATCACCGAGAACGAGGATTCTGTGGTGTTCGTGCGCACGCTCGCCACCCTCGCCGGCCACTTCGGCATCCGCACCGTGGCGGAATGGGTGCAGGACGAGAAGGCGGCGGTACTGCTGGCCGATCTCGGCGTCGAGGCGCTGCAGGGCCGCCACGTCGGCGAGCCTCGCCTGCGCATTCCCGGGAACGGCGCCGCGGCGGCGATCGCG